The DNA window CGGCCAACTGTGGACGTTATTGCGGTGCCGACGTTGATTTCGTCGACATCGATCCGCTGACCTGGAACCTCGATGTCATCGCCCTCGCAGCGAAACTCGAGCAGGCCGAGCAGGACGGCGCATTGCCGAAAGTGCTGGTGGCGGTGGCGTTCTCCGGGCAGAGCTGCGACATGCGCAGGATTGCCGAACTGGCCGAGCGCTACAACTTCACGGTGATCGAAGATGCGTCTCACGCGGTCGGTGCGTCCTATGCAGGACGTCCGGTGGGTTGTGGCCAATTCGCGGCGATGACGGTGTTCAGTTTCCACCCGGTGAAGATCATCACCAGCGCCGAGGGCGGTATGGTCTTGACCAATCGCCCGGCGCTGGCCGAGCGCCTGCAACGCCTGCGCTGCCACGGCATGACCCGCGATCCGCAGCAGATGAGCGAGCCGAGCCACGGTCCGTGGTACTACGAGCAGATCGAGCTGGGTTTCAATTATCGGATCACCGATCTGCAGGCTGCGCTGGGTTTGTCGCAACTGGGCAAACTCGACGACTTCATCGCTCGGCGTCGCGAACTGGCGGCGCGTTACGATCGCCTGCTGGCGTATTTGCCGGTGACGTTGCCCAGCCTTCAGCCTGAGGCAGAGTCGGCTTG is part of the Pseudomonas sp. TH06 genome and encodes:
- the pseC gene encoding UDP-4-amino-4,6-dideoxy-N-acetyl-beta-L-altrosamine transaminase, yielding MIPYGRQSVDQADIDAVVEVLQSDWLTQGPSIERFEQAMAARCQADFAVAVCNATAALHIACLAAGLGPGDRLWTTPNTFLASANCGRYCGADVDFVDIDPLTWNLDVIALAAKLEQAEQDGALPKVLVAVAFSGQSCDMRRIAELAERYNFTVIEDASHAVGASYAGRPVGCGQFAAMTVFSFHPVKIITSAEGGMVLTNRPALAERLQRLRCHGMTRDPQQMSEPSHGPWYYEQIELGFNYRITDLQAALGLSQLGKLDDFIARRRELAARYDRLLAYLPVTLPSLQPEAESAWHLYVIRLQTDRISLSHRQVFEGLRSAGIGVNLHYIPVHLQPYYRDLGFAEGDFPEAERYYAEAISLPLFALLSDEQQDYVVEQLRRLTE